One genomic region from Quercus robur chromosome 4, dhQueRobu3.1, whole genome shotgun sequence encodes:
- the LOC126723018 gene encoding probable LRR receptor-like serine/threonine-protein kinase At1g56140: MVGSPPLLAIAFCAACIFGQLVEVAQSQSQYQNQTQPRTDPAEVRVLNSIFQKWGITAPSGQWNISGELCNGAAIDSTDIDNLNYNPLIKCECLSNSTCHITQLRVYALNVVGVIPDELWTLIFLSNLNLAQNYLTGNLSASIANLTRMQYLSFAANALSGIIPKELGNLTNLLSLSFMGNNFTGSLPSELGNLVKLEQLYIDSSGISGEIPSTFANLRNLQTVWASDTELTGRIPDFIGNWSKLITLKLVGNSFEGPIPSTFSNLTSLTELRISDLSNGNSSLAFIKNMKFLSTLVLRNNKISDSIPSNIGEYQQLTQLDLSFNNITGQIPDALFNLSSLSYMFLGNNKLNGTLPARKTTSLLNIDLSYNNLEGSFPSWVSEQKLQVNLVANNFTIESSNNSVLPSGLNCLQRNFPCNRGTGLYYDFAIKCGGPQITSSKGIVYERDNEALGPATYYVINTHRWAVSNVGYFRGTNNPQYTSSSSSQFTNTLDSELFQTARLSASSLRYYGLGLENGNYTVSLQFAEIAFDNTNTWRSLGRRVFDIYIQGNLVVKDFDIRKNASSASYRAVQMQYNKVQVSENYLEIHLFWAGKGTCCIPNQGTYGPSISAISASPEFTPTVSNRPPSSNKNRTGLIVGLVVGVLSFISVFVVFCIVRRRKPSTNDDEELHEIDAKTFTFNYTELRTATEDFNPDNKLGEGGFGPVYKGTLKDGRGIAVKQLSVTSHQGENQFINEIATISEVQHRNLVKLYGCCIEGDKKLLVYEYLENKSLDQALFGNRTLNLNWSTRFDICLGVARGLAYLHEESRLRIVHRDVKASNILLDSDLIPKISDFGLAKLYDDKKSHISTRVAGTIGYLAPEYAMRGYLTEKADVFAFGIVALEIVSGRPNSDSSLEEEKKHLLEWNWQLHENNREADLVDFTLLEFNEDEVKRLIGVSLLCTQASPILRPSMSRVVAMLLGDIEVSTVTSRPGYLTDWTYDDITNALIEGATIGTNTSYVNSSSTSTSMVVAVENSTAIESNPMLGEIISEGQ; the protein is encoded by the exons GAGGGTTTATGCCTTGAATGTTGTTGGTGTAATCCCAGATGAACTATGGACTTTAATTTTCCTCTCCAATCT GAATTTGGCCCAAAATTACTTGACAGGTAACCTGTCTGCATCCATTGCCAATCTAACTCGCATGCAATACCT GAGTTTTGCTGCCAATGCACTATCAGGGATAATTCCAAAGGAACTTGGAAAtcttacaaatttattatcatt GTCATTTATGGGAAATAACTTCACTGGTTCTCTCCCGTCTGAGCTTGGGAATTTAGTGAAATTAGAACAGCT CTACATAGATAGTTCTGGAATTAGTGGTGAGATTCCTTCAACATTTGCTAATTTAAGAAACCTCCAGACAGT GTGGGCATCAGACACTGAACTCACAGGCAGGATACCCGACTTCATAGGGAATTGGTCAAAACTTATTACCTT GAAGCTTGTAGGAAACTCTTTTGAAGGTCCAATACCCTCAACGTTTTCCAATTTGACTTCTCTAACAGAGTT GAGAATAAGTGATTTGTCTAATGGGAACTCTTCACTAGCATTtataaagaatatgaaatttcTAAGTACCTT AGTACTAAggaataataaaatttctgatTCAATTCCATCCAATATAGGAGAATACCAACAGTTGACACAGCT GGATTTGAGCTTCAACAATATAACAGGACAGATTCCAGATGCACTTTTCAATTTGAGTTCGCTCTCTTACAT GTTTCTTGGAAATAATAAGTTAAATGGCACTCTACCTGCACGAAAAACCACATCTCTTCTCAACAT TGATTTGTCTTACAATAATTTAGAGGGAAGCTTTCCTTCTTGGGTCAGCGAACAAAAGTTACAAGT TAATTTAGTTGCCAACAATTTCACTATAGAAAGTTCAAACAACAG TGTTTTGCCTTCAGGATTGAATTGTCTTCAACGGAATTTTCCTTGCAATAGAGGCACTGGATTAT ATTATGACTTTGCAATTAAGTGTGGTGGCCCTCAGATTACCTCTTCTAAAGGGATTGTGTATGAGAGGGATAATGAGGCACTTGGTCCAGCTACATATTATGTGATTAACACACACAGGTGGGCAGTTAGCAATGTTGGATATTTTAGAGGGACCAATAATCCTCAGTATACAAGTTCTTCGTCATCTCAGTTTACAAATACTTTAGACTCAGAGCTATTCCAAACAGCTCGACTCTCTGCTTCATCATTAAGATACTATGGCTTAGGGCTTGAGAATGGAAACTACACTGTGAGCCTCCAATTTGCAGAAATAGCTTTTGATAACACTAACACTTGGCGAAGTCTTGGGAGACGTGTATTTGATATTTATATCCAG GGCAATCTTGTAGTAAAGGATTTTGATATACGAAAGAATGCCAGTAGTGCCTCTTACCGAGCAGTTCAGATGCAGTACAATAAGGTTCAGGTATCAGAAAACTACCTTGAAATCCATCTCTTTTGGGCTGGAAAAGGGACTTGCTGTATACCTAATCAAGGCACTTACGGACCTTCTATTTCAGCCATCAGTGCTAGCCCAG AATTTACACCCACTGTTAGTAACAGACCTCCAAGCAGCAACAAGAATAGGACTGGTTTGATTGTGGGTCTCGTTGTTGGGGTTTTGAGCTTTATATCTGTTTTCGTGGTTTTTTGTATTGTTCGAAGAAGAAAACCTTCAACCAATGATGATGAAG AGCTCCATGAAATAGATGCTAAAACATTCACTTTCAATTATACTGAACTAAGGACTGCTACAGAAGATTTTAACCCAGATAATAAGCTTGGAGAGGGAGGATTTGGACCAGTTTATAAG GGAACACTTAAAGACGGGAGAGGAATTGCCGTGAAGCAACTGTCCGTAACATCACACCAAGGAGAGAACCAATTCATAAATGAGATTGCTACTATATCTGAAGTGCAGCACCGCAACCTTGTGAAGTTGTATGGATGTTGCATTGAGGGAGATAAAAAACTCCTTGTGTATGAGTATCTAGAGAATAAAAGTCTTGATCAAGCATTATTTG GAAACAGAACTTTGAATCTCAATTGGTCAACACGCTTTGATATATGCTTGGGTGTAGCAAGAGGTTTAGCTTATCTTCATGAGGAGTCACGGCTTCGAATAGTGCACAGAGATGTGAAGGCCAGTAATATTCTGCTTGATTCTGATCTTATCCCCAAAATATCAGACTTTGGCTTGGCCAAACtttatgatgataaaaaaagcCACATAAGCACCCGCGTTGCAGGGACCAT TGGGTATCTTGCACCGGAGTACGCCATGCGTGGGTACCTTACAGAGAAAGCTGATGTGTTTGCCTTTGGTATTGTGGCTCTAGAGATTGTTAGTGGGAGGCCAAATTCTGACTCAAGcttggaagaagaaaagaagcatCTTCTTGAATGG AATTGGCAATTGCATGAAAACAACCGTGAAGCTGATCTTGTGGACTTTACATTATTAGAATTCAATGAGGATGAGGTAAAACGACTGATAGGAGTATCTCTTCTATGCACTCAAGCATCCCCAATTTTACGGCCATCAATGTCGCGTGTGGTGGCAATGCTTTTAGGAGATATTGAAGTGAGCACTGTAACTTCAAGGCCAGGATATTTGACGGATTGGACATATGATGATATAACCAATGCATTGATTGAGGGTGCAACTATAGGAACTAATACTAGCTATGTCAATTCATCATCGACAAGTACAAGCATGGTGGTTGCTGTAGAAAATTCAACAGCAATTGAATCTAACCCTATGCTTGGTGAGATTATTAGTGAGGGTCAATGA